TCCCTCACAACCCCTCCCCCTTATTTCGATCACTCAAATGATCGTTTTTTTACCAGATATTTcacgttcctttatattgactgatttttgaaaattggaaaatcaccccccccaagaaccaactctaggaccgcccctgttaCGGTATCTCATTCTTAGAAGAGCGCAATGATATATGTACCTATgatctcaaaaataaataaactaacaTCGTAGTAGAATGGACGTTTTCAATATATTAACAAGAAGGTGAATTCATCTGGTTCATtttaccttgatttttttttaaataaagagaCTAACTAATAACTTTGAACAAGCCAGacgaaccagttattttatccagttgagcttaaaattaacaatccaaCGAAGCGATACTGATCCCAGGCTTCTCTGAGCGAGTATTTTCACGTATCATATCTGTTTCTATCAAGTGCTTTATGCTAGTTTAAAGCAATTAGAAAAACCGCTTCATGCTTAAAGTTTTGATTACGCTAATCACGAATGTGTTACGAATCTTCATCATCAATTTGCTCGAAACTCGTCAAATAGTAAGACGACCTTTTCATAACTGACTgatagtttgttattttgttatgtTAACATTGCAATTTCTTTTTGACAGCTCTCTCTGGTGTCCTttgagacatctggtggctcaaccaataaacataaaattgattcaaaactctaCACATATTTCAAGGCATAGCTTaaacatctgttcatctgtgctACAAGTGCTTAAAATCCTAGACGAATATCAACGAACTGAATGATTCTGTGCTAAATGCAAATACAAACGATTGAAGTGCATATTTGAAAAAGCATGGACTAGttttcacaaaaacaacaatttattgtccgaaaaagtcaaaaaaataaattattttggaaaCGCTTCGCAAGCCGCACAAGATTGTTTCGAGGATTGTATTGAGTTCTATGCTCACAGTcctatcggattttttttttttaaattattgaataatttgtatCCATACCCTCAATCAGAGTCTCAAGACATGAGTTGTTTGATACAGTGCAACAAATTATAAGGTTGTTTATAAGTAATGTGAAATTCTCATTTGTTCTGCATTTAATTTTATACAAACTGCATGGCTTTTATGGTAGTATAAGTTCATCAAGTTGAGCTAAAAGGTTTgcgattttctaaatttagttttttaggGTTTACAGGGTTACAGGAAACGTAATCGTTTCAATTTCTATTGTTGGAAATAATCAATactcaatataaatttttcaatactcTTTTCGCAGCAAGTGTTCGGCTATACGGCGGATACGGACTACCCGGCGTACGATCGGATACCATCCGGGCTAAAATTCCGATGCGACGGCAAAGTGCCAGGATACTACGCGGATCCGGATACTCGCTGCCAAATATGGCACTGGTGCCTCCCTACTGGCTACATGTTCTCCTTCCTCTGTCCCAATGGAACCGTTTTCAATCAAGTATTATCGACCGGCCTCTTTGAACCAATGATCgacttttgaattatgtaacaAAATGGAagttacttaattttttttttgcattttaggCATTCCGAGTTTGCGACTGGTGGACGAATGTGGATTGTCCTGCATCGGATGCGCTGTACAGCAACAACGAAGACCTCTACAAGGATTTCGAGGGAAATCTGATTGTTGGATAGCGGGGAACCTCAGCCTAACT
This sequence is a window from Uranotaenia lowii strain MFRU-FL chromosome 3, ASM2978415v1, whole genome shotgun sequence. Protein-coding genes within it:
- the LOC129758550 gene encoding U-scoloptoxin(01)-Cw1a yields the protein MWKYIIILSVFAVYLLKNHQISGQVFGYTADTDYPAYDRIPSGLKFRCDGKVPGYYADPDTRCQIWHWCLPTGYMFSFLCPNGTVFNQAFRVCDWWTNVDCPASDALYSNNEDLYKDFEGNLIVG